The genomic stretch TTGAGGGAGATGGGGGTCAGGTGGTCGGTGGCCACCATGATCTTATAGGCCTCAAAATCAGCCATTCCTTCGAGAACCACCTTGACCACTTCTCGATCAATGGATTCTATGGCCCGAATCTTCTCCTCCAGGAGGCCTTCATGGCTGGCCTCATCCGGGGCCTCGACATGGAGGAAGACAAAGTCATAGGCCCCATGTAAGGCCTCTAGGGCCGCCTCGGCCTTGCCCCGGTAATTTGTGTCTAAATACCCAGTGGCTCCGGGGACGTTGATAATCTCCAGACCAGCACAGATTCCCAGCCCTTTAATGAGATCCACAGCGGCCACGATTGCTCCGCGCAGCCCGTAACGCTCGCTGAAAGGTTCAAGTCTAGGGGCTCGGCCCTGTCCCCACGGCCACAGCGAATTGGCCACGGGTTTACCTTCTTGACGACGACGGTGGTTTATCGGATGCCGTTCCAGAAAGGCCATCGCCTGATAGAGAAAATCTCGGAGCACTGGTTCTTCTTCATAAACCTGCCAGGCCTCGCTGACATCACGACCAATAAAGTCATGGGGAGGGTAGGTCTTGATCCCTTCGGGCCCTCCCTTCCAGACAAGCAGATGGCGATACCCTATGCCCGGGTAAAGCTTGATTTTCTCACTGGGAATGGCCTCCGCCAGATCTTGGATAAGGGTCCGGCCCTCTTCGGTGGAGATGTGGCCGGCACTATAGTCAACCATAAAGAGGTGGTCTCCCTGTCTTTTAAGGGTCACCAGATTACAGCGGAAGGCAACGTCTTCGGGGTTAAGTTTCACCCCTAGGCTGGCTGCCTCAATGGGGCCGCGTCCGGTGTAGTGTTCAGAGGGAGCATAGCCTAGGAGGGAAAGATTGGCGACATCGCTCCCCGGCTCCATCCCTTTGGGAATCGTGCGCACCAGCCCTAATTCACCGTGCTGAGCGATGTAATCCATGGCCGGTGTGTGGGCCGCCTCCAGCGGAGTCCGGTTACGTAGTTCCTGGATCGGATAATCACCCATACCGTCGCCCACAAGGAGCAGGTACTTCATGAGCATCCTCCTGGATGTTATCTGCTCAGATAAGGCACGCAATTAACATAAACAATCGCCCCCGGGGATCAAGGGGAAGGGGCAAAATGCTGACCTTCCAGGATGCGGATAAACTTGGTAGCCGCAGTGACCACCTCCAGACGATTTACCACCCTTAAGGCCTGGCGGACGTCGGCCTCCCGGGCCTCGTGGGTGATCATGACTATGGGAACAGATCCTCCTTCGTCGCGTCCTTTTTGGATCACTGAGGCGATGGATATCCGGTGGTCTCCCAAAACCCCGGCAATCTTGGAGAGAACACCAGGGCGGTCCACCGCGGAGAAGCGAAAGTAGTAGCGGCTGACCACCTCCTCCATAGGTAGAAGCCTGCGGGGTTGGCGAAAGCTTGGGGGGCCCAACCGGGTCTTTTTGCCCCGGCGTATGGCTCTGGCCAGATCAATAATGTCGGCACAGACGGCACTTCCTGTGGGCCAGGCCCCGGCCCCCTGTCCGTAAAGGAGGATATCTCCTACGGTGTCTCCGGTTATGTAGAAGGCATTATGGGCCTCCCTGACACTGGCCAGCATGTGCCCTTCGGGTACCAGGGTGGGATGAACCCGGACCTCAATGCCCCCGTCTGTTTCCCGGGAAAGGGCCAAAAGCTTAACTACATATCCCAGCTCCCGGCCAAAGCGGATATCCAGGGGTTCTACAGCGGTAATGCCCTCCACATAGATTTCCTGAAGGGGTATGCAGGTGTCATAGGCCAGGGTAGCCAGAATGGCCAGCTTGTGAGCGGAATCAAGGCCTTCGACGTCAAGGCTGGGGTCGGCTTCGGCAAAGCCGGCCTTCTGGGCCTCCGTTAGGGCCTCATTAAAGGAAAGACCGGCTTCAGTCATCCGGGTGAGAATATAATTGCAGGTCCCATTGACAATTCCCAGGAGGGAGAGGATGCGATTGGCCGCCAGGGCTTCCCTTAAAGTCTTAATTATAGGAATGCCACCGCCTACGCTGGCCTCAAAGGCCACTTCAGTTCCCGCCTCGGCCGCCGCCTGGTAGATTTCCTGACCACATTCGGCCAGAAGGGCCTTGTTGGCCGTAACCACGCATTTCCCTGCCCTTAGGGCCGCCAAGATATAGCTTCGGGCCGGCTCTATTCCCCCGATGAGCTCAACGACAATGGCGATCTCCGGATCATGGACGATCTCATCTGCCGCCTCTGTGAGTATCCCGGGGGGGAGATCTACCTGGCGTGGACGCCGAATATCCCTTACAGCGATCCTTTTTACCTCAATGGAGGCCCCCAGCCGTTTGTTAATAAGCTCTCTGTTGCGGCGTAAGGCCGCGACAGTGCCGGTTCCCACTGTTCCCAGGCCGATGATGCCGATCTTGATCTTCTCCATGTTTCACCCCTAATCTTAGGCCACCTCGGCCAAGGCCAAACGTTCGGCC from Thermosulfuriphilus ammonigenes encodes the following:
- a CDS encoding homoserine dehydrogenase, whose translation is MEKIKIGIIGLGTVGTGTVAALRRNRELINKRLGASIEVKRIAVRDIRRPRQVDLPPGILTEAADEIVHDPEIAIVVELIGGIEPARSYILAALRAGKCVVTANKALLAECGQEIYQAAAEAGTEVAFEASVGGGIPIIKTLREALAANRILSLLGIVNGTCNYILTRMTEAGLSFNEALTEAQKAGFAEADPSLDVEGLDSAHKLAILATLAYDTCIPLQEIYVEGITAVEPLDIRFGRELGYVVKLLALSRETDGGIEVRVHPTLVPEGHMLASVREAHNAFYITGDTVGDILLYGQGAGAWPTGSAVCADIIDLARAIRRGKKTRLGPPSFRQPRRLLPMEEVVSRYYFRFSAVDRPGVLSKIAGVLGDHRISIASVIQKGRDEGGSVPIVMITHEAREADVRQALRVVNRLEVVTAATKFIRILEGQHFAPSP
- a CDS encoding cofactor-independent phosphoglycerate mutase, with protein sequence MKYLLLVGDGMGDYPIQELRNRTPLEAAHTPAMDYIAQHGELGLVRTIPKGMEPGSDVANLSLLGYAPSEHYTGRGPIEAASLGVKLNPEDVAFRCNLVTLKRQGDHLFMVDYSAGHISTEEGRTLIQDLAEAIPSEKIKLYPGIGYRHLLVWKGGPEGIKTYPPHDFIGRDVSEAWQVYEEEPVLRDFLYQAMAFLERHPINHRRRQEGKPVANSLWPWGQGRAPRLEPFSERYGLRGAIVAAVDLIKGLGICAGLEIINVPGATGYLDTNYRGKAEAALEALHGAYDFVFLHVEAPDEASHEGLLEEKIRAIESIDREVVKVVLEGMADFEAYKIMVATDHLTPISLKTHASVPVPFAIYDSRDPGIKRIQGFNEKAAKEAGVFYQTGEGLMAHFIEKERAKDEA